Part of the Debaryomyces hansenii CBS767 chromosome C complete sequence genome is shown below.
TTGAATTCAACAGAGTTGTTTTGACGTTGAACACTTCTGTTGAAGGCGTTCAATATGACAGATTGGCCAACATATTTGTCGATGGAGCTGAAATTTGGAGAACGTCTACTGCGGAACCAGGTGGAAGGGCCGTCTTTTCCACTTTCAAGAAGGACGTTTCGTCTTATTTGAAGCTTTTCACAAAAGAGtcgaaaattttattccaattggacaatattttatctgGAAGACTTTCCGGCGAATTCGAGGTTGAGTTATTCGTTGATTTCTACAACGTTGAACAGCATCATCCTGAAGCAAATGCATTTTTGAATGAAGAGGATAAAAATCTGAACGGATCTATCTTTTCGGTTGCTAAGCCAGCATCACAAATCTATGCACTTTCGAATAGTAAAAACATAGAAAAATCGCCAATCTCATACTTGCCTTCTGATAAGCTTATTGTCAACTTGCCATCTGTTTCAGTAAACACTACTCGtttgaaattatctattttcaCATCTGGTAGTGCTGGCGAAGAATTTTGGTACGCTAATGTCTTGGACAAATATGTACgtaaatttgaaaagaatgGTAGAGCTTTGCAAGGACATGGGCCGGTCAGGATTGTCAATGTTTACTTCAATGGTGAAAAGATTGCAACCCAGTCTCCTCAACCCATCATTTTCTCTGGTGGTATTTCTCCAGCATTGTGGTCGCCAGTTATGCCGCTCAACTCGTTTGATTTGCCAAGcattgatttggatttgtCAGGTTTATTACCATACCTTTGGGAGAACCAGTCGATAGAGGATAAGAATATAGAAATTGAGATCGCAAATGGATTAGACGAAACTGCTAAACCAAATACTCCTCGTTCTAATATTGGTGATAACTGGATTACCACGGCTAACTTGTTGACTTATGAAAGTAAAGACGTTGCTGATGTATCTGGtgatattatcaagatCGATCATAGCCATAGTGCAAGAGTCATTGATTTCGCTCCACCTTTCACTGGTTCGATTCAACAAACAATTTCTGCATCATTTGATGCTGAATTAACAagtaatttaaattttgtatTAAAGGATGGTTCTAAACTTAACACTACTGTTAGTTCAATTTCTGGAGCTAAAATATCCAATGTTCAAAGTTATAGGCATTTTGGTGATAAGCAAAAGGTTGTTCATCTTGGTTCATCGTCAAAGGCATTCACGATTCAGAATGTTAATTCTTCAGATGAAAAAGTTGATGATTCCAATATTATTCACGATTATAAATCTCAGCTAAATTACCCTTTGACTATATCGCTTGACGAAAGTGACCAATCAGAATCAAACGGCGCTGATCTTAAGTATGAAGCTAAAATTGCCTATGCTAAAGAGGCGATTGTTCATGTAGATGGAAAGAATGTCATGAGTACATCAACTTCTCAAAATGGTAAGTCAACTTATGTTTTGTCCCATGAAGGCAATCATGGGTTTGGTGATTTAGAAACTAAATATAAGTTAAATGTGGTTTCACCGACAGGGGCTTATAATTATAAGAGAAAGGTAACTGCTGTAAATGGCACTATTACATCTGACAAGAATAAATCAGGTAACGAAGGATATAGTGATACGCATTCTTATCGGTTACTTTATAAAATGTCCCCTAAAAGACTTCACAGgctaatgaaattgaagaatatagGCAATGAATACGATAATATGATTGAGGTTTTGTCTGACATTTATAACTTCAAATCCGGTGACATCTTCATCTGTAAACAATTACGTGATACATTAAATGCGATGAGAATCCTTGATCTTCACCGTGAATTTATCATTCTAGATGAAAGTGGAAACGTCATTAAAATTGGCAAAGATAAGCATCATCAAGGCAAAATGAAGCACCATGGTGATGACCATAGACCAAGACCTCATGGTGGAAAGCATCATGATGAAagtgatgacgaagataaGCCATCAAAGATGTACGGTACGAAGCACCATGGTGATGATCATAGACCAAGACCTCACGGTGGAAAGCATCATGATGATAGTGATGAGGAAAGTGATGGCGAAGATAAACCATCAAAGATGTACGGTACTAAGCACCATGGTGATGACCATAGCCCAAGACCTCATGGTGGAAAGCATCATGATGAAAGTGATGACGAAagtgatgacgaagataaGCCATCAAAGATGTACGGTACGAAGCACCATGGTGATGATCATAGACCAAGACCTCATGGTGGAAAGCATCATGATGAAAGTGATGACGAAagtgatgacgaagataaGCCATCAAAGATGTACGGTACGAAGCACCATGGTGATGACCATAGCCCAAGACCTCATGGTGGAAAGCATCATGATGAAAGTGATGACGAAagtgatgacgaagataaGCCATCAAAGATGTACGGTATGAAGCACCATGGTGATGATCATAGACCAAGACCTCACGGTGGAAAGCATCATGATGATAGTGATGAGGAAAGTGATGGCGAAGATAGACCATCAAAGATGTACGGTACGAAGCACTATGGTGATGACCATAGCCCAAGACCTCATGGTGGAAAGCATCATGATGAAAGTGATGACGAAagtgatgacgaagataaGCCATCAAAGATGTACGGTATGAAGCACCATGGTGATGACCATAGACCAAAACCTCATGGTGGAAAACATCAcgatgataatgatgagGAAAGTGATGGCGAAGATAAACCATCAAAGATGTACGGTACTAAGCACCATGGTGATGACCATAGCCCAAGACCTCATGGTGGAAAGCATCATGATGAAAGTGATGACGAAagtgatgacgaagataaGCCATCAAAGATGTACGGTATGAAGCACCATGGTGATGACCATAGACCAAAACCTCATGGTGGAAAACATCACGATGATAATGGCAttcctcctcctcctcctcctcctcctcctcAGGGTCCTCCTCCTTTGAGTCCCATTTCCTAAAGAAATAAGCACTATAGCGATGGAAGTATAAGTAGCacatgaagaaaatgatggTGACTGGAAGTAAAATTAAGATTCAGGCGACTGTACTAAACTTGTTGAATATACACCGTATAAGctcaaaatttttgataccAACAATATATACCTCAATCGCTTTGGTAATGcttatttttcttttttatgTTTTATGATgtttttaatatataaattataactATTTACAATAAacgatatatttgaaaatgctTTTAGTGTACATTGTAAGTTTATCTAACCGAATCCCGCCCATTCGATAGAAAAACTCATAGGTTCTGCATCCTTCGTAAACTCTCCTACTAAGTCATTAGTTATGTTAGATTGCTCCTCATCATCACCTACTATAAGCCAGACCTTTTTCACACCAGTCGCAAGTCTACCTCCTGTAATCACATCAAGTAAATTTATACTTTTATAAGCAGTATTTATTATAAGATGAGAATGATATCTCAATGGATCACCAGGGTAGGCGATTAATTCTCCTCCAAACCTAAGGCCAGgcaaaataaaaaatcCCTTATCCCTAACTGTTTTAAAAGTATGATAATCTCGTATTAAGCTCTCTAACTCGTCTTGCGTGGAATATTGCAATGAGATAAAATCTTTTAAATCCATTGGTGATAATTCTTCACTAGGTTTAAAGGTATTTGGAATTCTTATAAACTC
Proteins encoded:
- a CDS encoding DEHA2C15334p (some similarities with CA4566|IPF19801 Candida albicans) — encoded protein: MSQHQALDTSLWNKFLYGKPRMPNLEDDIEKGASEEFHDEKQGYSDDGKVNNEYSEPIIVKARKRKGIVGRGMILIGLVLTIFLLRDQIYLPKVFKFHPCHGTIGRKSPNMASYVDESFGISNTEHVNETVPARQVIEVANPNVPRHSYGESVHSASLVKHTFGDSWGTPVAANYTPPSGVEFNRVVLTLNTSVEGVQYDRLANIFVDGAEIWRTSTAEPGGRAVFSTFKKDVSSYLKLFTKESKILFQLDNILSGRLSGEFEVELFVDFYNVEQHHPEANAFLNEEDKNSNGSIFSVAKPASQIYALSNSKNIEKSPISYLPSDKLIVNLPSVSVNTTRLKLSIFTSGSAGEEFWYANVLDKYVRKFEKNGRALQGHGPVRIVNVYFNGEKIATQSPQPIIFSGGISPALWSPVMPLNSFDLPSIDLDLSGLLPYLWENQSIEDKNIEIEIANGLDETAKPNTPRSNIGDNWITTANLLTYESKDVADVSGDIIKIDHSHSARVIDFAPPFTGSIQQTISASFDAELTSNLNFVLKDGSKLNTTVSSISGAKISNVQSYRHFGDKQKVVHLGSSSKAFTIQNVNSSDEKVDDSNIIHDYKSQLNYPLTISLDESDQSESNGADLKYEAKIAYAKEAIVHVDGKNVMSTSTSQNGKSTYVLSHEGNHGFGDLETKYKLNVVSPTGAYNYKRKVTAVNGTITSDKNKSGNEGYSDTHSYRLLYKMSPKRLHRLMKLKNIGNEYDNMIEVLSDIYNFKSGDIFICKQLRDTLNAMRILDLHREFIILDESGNVIKIGKDKHHQGKMKHHGDDHRPRPHGGKHHDESDDEDKPSKMYGTKHHGDDHRPRPHGGKHHDDSDEESDGEDKPSKMYGTKHHGDDHSPRPHGGKHHDESDDESDDEDKPSKMYGTKHHGDDHRPRPHGGKHHDESDDESDDEDKPSKMYGTKHHGDDHSPRPHGGKHHDESDDESDDEDKPSKMYGMKHHGDDHRPRPHGGKHHDDSDEESDGEDRPSKMYGTKHYGDDHSPRPHGGKHHDESDDESDDEDKPSKMYGMKHHGDDHRPKPHGGKHHDDNDEESDGEDKPSKMYGTKHHGDDHSPRPHGGKHHDESDDESDDEDKPSKMYGMKHHGDDHRPKPHGGKHHDDNGIPPPPPPPPPQGPPPLSPIS
- a CDS encoding DEHA2C15356p (similar to uniprot|P39707 Saccharomyces cerevisiae YAR008W SEN34 Subunit of the tRNA splicing endonuclease), whose amino-acid sequence is MSSKILLPVINDRVLIFDIEDIKKLRNLGILGILSGTLPKAPQQNIFLGIPLQLSVNEALWLIEREYGVLVDSKELHKKKNESSKEGIEENANNEFIRIPNTFKPSEELSPMDLKDFISLQYSTQDELESLIRDYHTFKTVRDKGFFILPGLRFGGELIAYPGDPLRYHSHLIINTAYKSINLLDVITGGRLATGVKKVWLIVGDDEEQSNITNDLVGEFTKDAEPMSFSIEWAGFG